ttctccgtccggattgcggatctgtggaataagctgccggacgagatagggAAGATGCCGACgcccgctcggttcaaagtctctcttgaccagaaatggcctgaactctttgcatgaacaccctccctgtacacaACTCCatatccccctacatggccttgctttttgctttttgagccaaaaaattaacttaacttatatatatgtgtgtgtgtgtgtgtgtgtgtgtgtgtgtgtgtgtgtgtgtgtgtgtgtgtgtgtgtgtgtgtgtgtgtgtgtgtgtatcgaggcgcaatggcccagtggttagggcagcggactcacagtcgtaggatcgcggtttcgattcccagaccgggcgttgtgtgtgtttattgaacgaaaacacctaaaagctccactaggctccggcagggggggggtgatccctgctgtattctttcaccactctttctctctttcttctgttggcctgctcgcttagccagcggtgtggcgtcgttcgaaggctaagaCAACGtgatcgcattgtgaccagcgacgtgtagcaacatctgatggtctggtcggtcacgtaatcacgtgatatatatgcatataagtatgctaCATCAAGGCACTAATGTTTACtgcaaatagcagtcgataaatttacgacgctatagtaaatcttcactgtatatatacattggcaaAGACGAAAAATTTCGTCTTACCTCAAGGAAGAATATTAGATAAATGGACAACCAAGAATAGGATaatctactttgtattttgtcccctctgtgttcagccctgtgtggtcaataaagaaacagatcttCACTAAATGtattatgatgaaaataatatatactcaCCATTAATCTGGGTCTGGATAACGGCGTCTCCCATCCCCCATAAACCGGAAATTACGTAAAATATGACAACCTTATTTGGATCAGGTGTCCATACGAGTAAAAAGATCTGGAGCCCGCCGTGAACAATTGTGGCTGAAACAGAAAATTAAACACGTAATACatttgttggatcttttcggtttgaacggcagttttttctagcggtgtcatatgaaattgtcacccataattatgaccctagtatcgatctattgcatttctatctattttagggttagggttagttagggttagttagggttaggggtggagggaagagtatctttttttcttcagaaatgtaaataaacccaatctgtttcttaaacgagggacatattcatactgcacagaatgctttttacctgaataaacgtaattgattggttgaaattgcaggaattgaagaaaaaacaacaaatatcttacaaactatagaattttctcaataaagccaagagaaaaagatgttttataaacacattctactagtataacgaagtttgaaattttttagttacctcgaaattatgttaaaaactgccgttcaaaccgaaaagatcccgtttgttttgttattgttggttaTGATACTATCGTCgtgggtaatggtggtggtggtggtggtggtagtaaaacTTTCGAACTATGTACCTTAGCTGTATTTCTTCACCTATACGTGTAGCTACTACTGGCCGACTTGACCGATTCGACATAAGCTCTACAATTATGCAAATGCCATCGGGCAAACGGATCCCTAATGCACGGAAAAGGACAAAACCTACCCGTCGCGTACTCGGTCAGAACTCATTGATTGTAGACTTGAGGTTTTAAATCAATCATCTGCTTCCGCTTATTGGGCAAGCCGGGTCATAATCTATGTTTTAAACATCACCttcctttacattatttacatttaacggatatttgtcctcatcttgtttgttgttaacacaccgtttcggctgatataccctccaaccttcatcaggtgtcttgggggaatttcgaacctggattctcattcctaaggtatttttcgatgttgctgttattattattattattattattattattattattatcattattcaggtcactgcatggaatcaaactcgggcatatggcgtaatggttaagagctcaggcctgaataaatattttcagataaCCTGTCATGTGTAAGGAGTGGTGGGGGAGAGTAGTTGTCTGTTAAAAAATTTTCTGGTAAATGGAGCATGGatctacatgtttgtatgtgtatctggCAGTTTTTGTTGTAGGAGGAGAATGTAGGAGCAGAATCATCAGTTCTAATTTTTGGTGGATAATTGCCATTATTTCAggaattaaggcagcgagctggcagaaacgttagcacgccgggcgaaatgctttgcggtatttcgcctgccgctacgttctgagttcaaattccgccgaggtcgactttgcctttcatccttttgagttcgataaattaagaaccagttgcgtactggtggtTGACTAAATCGACGGGATCCACCACccaccccaaatttcgggccttgtgcctagattagaaaagaatatatttaaaaggcggcaagctagcagaatcgttagcacaccgggtgaaatacttcgcggtatttcgtctgccgctacgttctgagttcaaattccgccgaggtcgactttgcctttcatcctttcggggtcgattaagtaactaccagttacgcactgggatcgatataatcgacttaatccgtttgtctgtccttgtttgtctcctctgtgtttagccccttgtgggtagtaaagaaataggtatttcgtctgccactacgttctgagttcaaattccgccgaggtcaactttgcctttcatccttccggggtcgattaaataagtaccagttatataatcgacttaatccgtgtatctgtccttgtttgtcctctctgtgtttagccccttgtgggtagtaaagaaataggtatttcgtctgtcttaacgttctgagttcaaattcctgacgaggtcgactttgcctttcatcctttcggggtcaattaagtaacagttgcgtactaaggattgatgtaatcaagtggactcccacacacaaaaaaaaaaatttcaggcattgtgcctagaagagaaaagattatttcgataattctttctttttattcttttacttgtttcagtcatctgacagcagccatgctggagcactgcctttagtcgaacaaatcgacctcgggacttattcttcgtaagcctagtacttattctatcggtctgttttgccgaactgctaaattacagggatgtgaacacaccaatatcggttgtcaagtgatggtgggagacaaacacagagacacacacatatatattgataaatatggtAAGATAACAATTTTTTTCCGATgtccagataactgaagagatggcggcgttgatttccacctcggcatcctaaactcggagttttatcatagctaccgaataattgtcacatattacatttacagacacacacacacacacacacaccacacacacacacacacacacatatatatacaacaggcttctttcagtttctgtctaccaaatccactcacaaggctttggtcggcccgaggctacagtagaaggcacttgcccgagGTCCCACGCAGTgtgcctgaacccggaaccatgtggttggtaagcaaccttctTACTACACGGCCTGGAAATGACTATAAAATTTAATTACGCAGTCAAAATGTTAAGTCTTCTTGTCTTCTGTTGATAGTTTGGCCTCATGGTGAGCTAAAACTGACTTACCAAGTACAAAGAATGGAATATGGCCAACCCATTGTACCATTCTACCGAACGAGAAAGAACATATTGCATCAACGACGCCAAAGCTGATCATAATATAACCAATATTCCACACTCCGAGCGAACACGTGATGTAAgcctagaaaaacaaaaacaaagaaagaattaggaatatcaaaatatttattgtttgtgtCGCTgagtaccgtaaatcttcgagtatagtccgcccttgagtataatacgcaggggatttttagagggctgtacctctgaaaaacctaaaccttgtgtataatacacaccccttctctaacttgagtcgtgcgtaattaagccagcagcacctagtcgaactaacacttccgtgcatgcgtaatacaatcatggtgatgtttttaactgttatatgggaatgtaaatatgtttgcaaattgtttttgttacatgttattctgtgttctgaatacttttatttcaataaatgttgcttactgcaagttatggatgattcttttatgacttcattgctttcaggcttagcttaaggtatttcccctcccgacatcacaaaatgcgtctgaataaacattgcggGACAGCAAATAGggtctcggacattgcttagaaaatatttttcatttttaacctcgcatATAGTACGCActggggattttgacctttaaattttggggggaaaatgcggattatacttgaggatttacgttatgtgtacgcgtgtgtgttttatcttttactagatTCATGCGTTTGACTGCAGCTACGCTAGGGTACTGCCTTGGAGggttttagccgagcaaatcgtccccagggcTTACTTTGTATAATTTTTCAAACCAAgccttctattggtctcttttgccgggccgctaagttacaaggacgtactCACACCAACACTCGTTGtgtatggggacaaacacaaacacactggtacatacatacatgtgtaaactttaattatgtatatatatatatatatatatatatatatgcacgacgggcttctttcagtttccatccatcaaaccaactcacaaggctttggtcagcacgaggctatagtaagaaggcacttacccaaggtgccaagcagcggGACTGAACACGGATCTAtagtgttgggaagcaagcttcttaccacactgcgcCAATATGTGTATAATTCTCACTAAAGGTAATTACTAGAGGCTGGTTGCTATTTATAACCTAATAGTACCCGGATGGACAGATATCTCTTCCTAGTTAGAGTAAGTGGACGATTGGAATGATGTAGTAAATGCCCGCTGGGAACGTGTGGAAGTATCAGATGGAAGAGATGAGAGTAAAGTCTCTCTCAGTTGCTCAAACGTTTCTGGCAGACATTCAATGGGTTTCTCAAATGCGCCACTATAATCTCGTTCAAAGCGCAGCAACCCTTCCAGATAGAACTTAAATGAAGACTTCTTTGGGTTAGCGAAGTAGGGCTAGTATTTTCTACAATTCAAGGTGGTTAGCTATACAGACAACAATTCTGTGATTTGCACGGTAATCCTAGAGAGGGACCCGATTATCAGAAGTTGAATGCCTCATTCCTGGCATGGAAAGTATATGGAGAGTTTTCCAGTGGTGAGCAACGGACTAGAGGCAGTAAGTAATACCTCTCAGCCAGAACAAATCGGTGGGATTGGAACTCGGCATCCTCTCTCGCTAGACTTTGGTTACTGGTTAGGTGCACAAGACCTGATTCGATCCTGACCACCATGTAGATAAAACCTGAGAAGGGATCGATTCAGGGACTAAACAAAAGGTATCTctgaaaggtcgggcagaggtgaCCGGCACTTAAAATTATcctacctttttatttttatttttatttattttcagtatatcctgctctttcctcctttctttttctacTATCCGATGAAGGAAAATATCCGAAACGTTAATAACCATTAACTCCTTCCATTTGCCTAGGTGTCAGGCTTACGAAAAAACTGGTAGCCAAATCATATTTATAAATCACACActaatgtagtcctagacacTGGTCACAGCTTCCTAGACAGGGGGCTACAGCTGCAGTGCTTTATAACATAGCCCTGCTCGATGAAACCTgatctaccgtaaatcctcgagtataatctgcattttgtataaaagaaggaaaacattACTTACACTTGTGTAGCTACTGAGAATAAAGGCTTGTTCAATACCGCTGTATATTGTTAACGGAATCAACAGCTTCTGTTCTGTAGACAACCAACAATGTCGTAGAGTCTCTGCAACCAAACTTATGCTGAAGCTTCTTCGTCCTGTTTCTTTCTCCAAACGAATGTTATCCAAGAAAATGCATATAATTAGAATCGCCAAAATACAACAGGCGAGATAGATCCCTCTCATTATATTCaccttaaaaataagaaaatattaagtaATTAACAGTATGTCATAACAGCGTCTGTTAAAAAGTCTTATAAAGAaattgggagggtcattataccaaaaatgaacacacacacactggttccatttcacttctttattattcgtcaattggttaactatttaactaattaactagTCGGTTGTTTCATTAATTGTTTGGCCAATCAATTAATCAGTTGTGTTTGCCAAAGTCCATTCGTTGGCATTTGTGATCTCTTCAATAACCCAGTGCCGAAAGAGAATGTCTTTGAAGAGGTTGCGATGGCAACGAAAAGACTTTAGCAACTACAGCTGATTGACTAATTGATTGATTAAgtgaatgattaatcaaacaaacGATTAGTAACGTGATTGAATAGTTAACTAATTGacgaacaataaaaaaaagtaaactagaaccagtgcgtgtgtttaccATTGGCACGATGCCCCTCCCGAAATACTAAACTTGTCCCAATACATGAGTTCTCACCAAAAATCTAAGAAGCCAAATGCAAAAACGagacataaacgtacatatatataaaactgatataAACATGGAGCATTGCTCCCTCGGGTTTTGTGAATGGGGCCATTTTTATCCTAACATTTCACATCGCCGCTCTATTACTGTCTGTTAAAGCCTCGTCATCATTATTGTCCCGGACCCAGAAATTTTTACCAGTCACTTCCCCCAAAAAAACCTGATATTCATCATTGACTATACCTCCCGCCTGTATGTCCCTTTCACTGCATCCACCTCTGTCCCTGTCTCTAACCATCTGTCACACGCCCTTCGCAAAATTACCCACCCACCTAGTCTATCTGATCCCCGATCCCTTTTCTCACTTTTACATTCACTTTGCATTTTGAGGGTGCGCTCTCACTAACACTGTctgatcctctctctctctctctctctctctctctctctctcttccaattctctctttctctctctctctctctctcttctcttccaactcactctctctctctctctctctctctctctctctctccttccagctACGGAAACCCTGAATCTCCTCTTCAGCGAGACACTTGCTCCAATCCCCCTATCATAATTtatcttctctccctccctctctacctttctcctctctcttctctcccctctcccacctctctctctctctccttccagctACGGAAGCCTTGAATCTCCTATTCAGTGAGACACCTGCTCCAATCCCCCTATCATaatttctcctctcttcctctttatctttctcttctctccttccctctctacctttctcctcactcttctctccctccctctcccacctctctctctttacctctctctcctcccccttccAGCTACGGAAACCCTGAATCTCCTATTCAGCGAGACACCTATTCCAATCCCGCTATTATaatttctcctctcttcctctttatctttctcttccctctctacctttctcctcactcttctctccctccctctcccacctctctctctttacctctctctcttcccccttccAGCTACGGAAGCCCTGAATCTCCTATTCAGCGAGACACCTATTCCAATCCCGCTATTATaatttctcctctcttcctctttatctttctcttctcttcttccctctctacctttctcctcactcttctctccctccctctcccacctctctctctttacctctctctcctccccttccaGCTACGGAAGCCCTGAATCTCCTCTTCAGTGAGACACCTGCTCCAATCCCGCTATCATAATTTCTCTTCTCTCcatccctctatctttctcttctctccctcccgctctccttttctcctctctcttttccccctccctctcccacttctctcactttctctcctcccCCTTCCAGCTACGGAAGCCATGAATCTCTTCTTCAGTAAGACATCTGTTCCAATCCTGCTATCATaatttctcctctcttcctctctctctatctttctcttctctccctccctctctacctttctcctttctcttctctcccccacctctctctctccttccagctACGGAAGCCCTGAATCTCCTCCAATCCCGCTATCACAATTTCTCCTCCCAACTCCACCCACGTGACGGGTCTTGTCTTGCAGCTTACATGGTGACCGACCTCGCTagtgcagatggcacataaaaatgcacccagtacactctttaaagtgattggcgttaggaaaggcatccatccGCAAAagagtatacctatttctttactacccacaaggggctaaacacagagtggacaaacaaggacagacataggtattaagtcgattacatcgactccagtgcgtaactggtacttatttaatcgaccccaaaaggatgaaaggcacgaAGCAGACAATCGAGTTCGGCGCAGGCCTCTGCCTTATCAGGGTCTGATGAACCATGAAATctatgccagcacggaaaacggatttTGATtaggatgatagtggtggtgatactga
Above is a window of Octopus sinensis unplaced genomic scaffold, ASM634580v1 Contig17835, whole genome shotgun sequence DNA encoding:
- the LOC115231221 gene encoding UNC93-like protein — protein: VNIMRGIYLACCILAILIICIFLDNIRLEKETGRRSFSISLVAETLRHCWLSTEQKLLIPLTIYSGIEQAFILSSYTSAYITCSLGVWNIGYIMISFGVVDAICSFSFGRMVQWVGHIPFFVLATIVHGGLQIFLLVWTPDPNKVVIFYVISGLWGMGDAVIQTQINALYGFLFSDNTEAAFANYRLWESVGFVMTFLYSTHVNIAIRLYICLGFLFFGMTGYAVVEVIIRGRSKKSFKVNK